Proteins found in one Oribacterium sp. oral taxon 102 genomic segment:
- a CDS encoding LemA family protein gives MKIIMIVAVLAILVLLLAAWFISTQRRLVRIDENLTNALKQIDVQAQSRFDSLTAINHLVKRYDSHEAETLEKIISARSRGSGTAMAAEEMQTAFDTALGRINALVEQYPQLKADGNYQRAMAAVNEREDQVRTARMVYNDCATKLNRELKMFPTSLIAGMLGFSERGYLMMEAGKMGAVTME, from the coding sequence ATGAAAATAATTATGATTGTAGCGGTTTTGGCAATTCTCGTGCTGCTTCTGGCAGCCTGGTTCATTTCCACGCAGCGAAGGCTGGTGCGGATCGATGAGAACCTGACCAATGCGCTGAAGCAGATCGATGTGCAGGCGCAGTCGAGATTTGATTCCCTCACGGCGATCAATCATCTCGTGAAGCGCTACGACAGCCATGAGGCAGAGACACTGGAGAAGATCATCAGCGCGAGAAGCAGGGGTAGTGGTACGGCTATGGCTGCGGAGGAGATGCAGACCGCCTTCGACACGGCGCTGGGGCGGATCAATGCGCTCGTGGAGCAGTACCCGCAGCTCAAGGCGGACGGCAACTATCAGCGTGCCATGGCAGCGGTAAACGAGCGTGAGGATCAGGTGCGGACGGCAAGAATGGTCTACAATGACTGTGCGACAAAGCTGAATCGTGAGTTGAAAATGTTCCCGACCTCTCTCATTGCGGGGATGCTGGGCTTCTCCGAGCGCGGGTATCTCATGATGGAGGCAGGGAAAATGGGCGCAGTGACGATGGAATGA